Proteins encoded by one window of Cydia fagiglandana chromosome Z, ilCydFagi1.1, whole genome shotgun sequence:
- the LOC134678073 gene encoding uncharacterized protein LOC134678073 isoform X2: MDKQKPKLEDIQSWWEVPSIAYFCSLFRTAFNLLDFDIEELEEALLTDGTEESASSLLTELIVRLLNGCLGNNDISAFNYQMYLRRLFRRKCQETGRYNPFNTDIDFQFLPLRTKVEILYALCDFRLDAEDVFDLFKNLEAESLRVEPLGYDNNDSAYWYFYGTRLYREDTIKKQKGKNKKKKGKESKKRGWFYGDDWLDDEDTERVWQVVCFTEDDWTHLTEKFSRATSKVEKELYRSLSQNFLPEIPRLFQEKERLQRKRLLELAPRRTSSRVLQKIKQKEEEGKQSAQDSKDEEESKETPDLARENRAKRRNLLRSKSDSSDSDSSESEKDKMPQKVSKRSKSHDKRSKNSSATHKGEPPPEPPVKTGRKTNNSLACATGQILIPENDEPVNSTRKKLKTSQIFTQTEEDIQTDMYKVLEQLTAHDDAWPFMDPVEEEYAPNYYAVIRRPMDLRKMEERLDSGYYTDFAMFKADFKLIVNNCRLYNGQDNEYTMMVDSLQAAFDRLTEKYMHRLSSSDEEIAVEYQLPTPSRKHKLKSSESPSRNKRKKRKSHSDSGDPKSSSSDQPLEEVKLKTTEDDVNDTPDAEAKKSKQNKEKKKRKGHHRHGKHSKNHKKDSHKSEHSEDKEPKSKHSKKQKHGKNKNKEGKKSKQKKKKSKHHETEPVEVLKRSESQDSLESSNRSRSASPLPSIHTPTPSPSEADHQEPSDQLNDPDFVKDKYDKIKERRRHAAKDAWESLFDYSQKTVDKQKQNLHIPEKEKNQKLRETIEKLKAKSEKYKDSSLFNSLFSSNSNSDKNVSNKDRDDLDFSDEDRNDSHKIKGGNKRGQKKNTAKNESASEALEQAVKDISKWLDDAPKGSVHSSPSDSPAHTISTEEHDNSRHDDEFGQIEKTTTLRKDLSRKRPSSREPKLIRRREIQRTIERLQPGKSKGNLLTNLASKSAEKVEEATPLGPSKTREISKNEESSPKLSLGSVLHTVEFSLGKDHNFSKTEDNKLDDNNPSQSPKSEKDNNTEEVIQKHKAEDVSVQTNKKDVEVETEPSPTPKPSQEKATPNLSAWFKAFGTPKNTTSTVTAPKKKPEETECDEKVTIDNTNNDIKVSSPKNTTKYDSPIDPETPNADGGDSPLPNVSATPRQRRTSTGSSVSERSSFSQDLDSPRHQMSHNSPLLRSPASPRTDDFQKITYPIINGTVRAGFYQDTTSIKSSPEKSCSPREAPQSPYSPYSQHVYASNSGLGSSTPNYFLDHNKSPLPTYTQNPPPYYDTSKAPVVSKPARIHDDYTALGPDSYQQNTYSGPFSPSHSPYPATQPSKYTQPQLSPQPSGSNSTLVNSTQPLSDHKTSLFPVKKRMYNEPELPTLSLKTATETKDSSPPMKNEYQKKTSTALPSVSVDKIAAVLSEKSELANQNSLREKNVVDFGERHAVENKDTTTFINNEHSLDNKKNMVNPDLNQPIGMIKKDNIDMVNMGYNMNPDEKKNIVEPIEIDYAVNKDVSKPAVNVQAKTYDVDKIAMNLGLNQQFQKSLSKSNAPPLTPTNIIPAHSHSEMNINHNIAHAHHNQYDGISGSQPVSNFSLNDIELANKKLYACNNTSSTTTAIDYGNWKLTNQIRKQDVLPSDYSTNYSTSNTDKLKNNISTTSPTSTNYNKNVQHQQYHNYSMSRTALQRTQELHQNLPSELRIPNPRGLLKNDHMNITSTMTESDMIAKSDSTGKTQKSDKTMQNQPIVSSMAYKTPYNTHSSLPLDSLRNLPNIPQMLERYTNDERYLSSFAATNPSLYHDKTFQMAQMFNKSMPSDSQPVSTSVSIYSQPSIAMSKDSSIYKTPTTNPSAQADSKSRTKRKRTSETKPGQIASQSYHTPCATDVLSSVKTSMVPGSAFNFGTTPSMALGGSLYGDGTGFSIEEFRNSTNQLMAANYMAAVAHQQRNNVEASAEKLVKPAHQNSTHNSGSFPFIGHGQVRSGYGFVGADSSAPLYQQYFQRHQEELLRQSGVSQIMGLYPPGYPAALGVRQPYDAINRPSWL, from the exons ATGGATAAACAAAAGCCCAAATTAGaag ATATTCAGTCATGGTGGGAAGTGCCCAGTATCGCGTACTTTTGTTCCTTATTCAGGACTGCGTTCAATCTTCTGGATTTTGACATTGAA GAACTTGAAGAGGCTCTTCTGACAGATGGAACGGAAGAATCGGCTAGTTCCCTCCTGACCGAGCTGATCGTGCGTCTTCTAAATGGATGTCTGGGCAACAATGACATCTCTGCCTTCAACTATCAG ATGTATTTGAGACGTCTATTTAGAAGAAAATGTCAAGAAACGGGAAGATACAATCCATTTAACACTGATATTGACTTCCAATTTCTTCCCCTCCGCACTAAAGTTGAAATCTTATATGCTTTGTGCGACTTTCGTTTGGATGCTGAAGATGTTTTTGATTTGTTTAAAAACCTTGAAGCTGAGAGTCTACGAGTGGAACCACTAGg ATATGACAACAATGACTCGGCCTACTGGTACTTTTATGGCACAAGATTGTATAGAGAGGATACAATAAAGAAACAAAAAggcaaaaacaaaaagaaaaaaggaAAGGAAAGCAAGAAACGTGGTTGGTTTTATGGGGATGACTGGCTGGACGACGAGGACACTGAAAGGGTGTGGCAAGTGGTGTGTTTCACCGAAGACGATTGGACCCACTTGACAGAGAAATTTAGCCGAGCCACTAGTAAAGTTGAGAAGGAACTGTATAGATCTCTCTCACAAAACTTTCTGCCAGAGATACCACGGCTTTTCCAGGAGAAGGAGCGCTTGCAACGTAAAAG GTTGCTAGAACTAGCGCCACGACGTACTTCGAGTCGTGTActtcaaaaaattaaacaaaaagagGAAGAGGGAAAGCAAAGCGCACAGGACAGCAAGGACGAGGAGGAAAGCAAAGAAACACCTGATTTGGCGCGAGAAAACAGGGCAAAAAGGCGAAACTTACTAAG GTCGAAGTCAGATTCATCGGACTCGGACAGTTCTGAAAGTGAAAAGGACAAAATGCCACAAAAAGTCTCCAAACGATCGAAAAGCCATGATAAGCGGTCAAAAAACTCCTCTGCCACACACAAAGGCGAACCACCCCCAGAGCCTCCTGTAAAAACCGGCAGAAAGACCAATAACTCGCTGGCATGCGCTACGGGTCAGATCCTTATACCAGAAAATGACGAACCAGTTAATAGTACTAGGAAGAAACTCAAAACGTcgcaaat ttttacgcAAACGGAGGAAGACATTCAAACCGACATGTACAAGGTGCTCGAGCAGCTCACCGCACACGACGACGCGTGGCCGTTTATGGATCCAGTGGAGGAGGAATATGCCCCAAATTACTACGCAGTCATTAGACGTCCCATGGATTTACGCAAAATGGAGGAGCGGTTAGACAGTGGTTACTACACGGATTTCGCGATGTTCAAAGCCGACTTCAAGCTCATCGTCAACAATTGTCGTCTATATAACGGCCAAGACAATG AATATACAATGATGGTAGACAGCCTTCAGGCAGCTTTTGACAGATTGACTGAGAAATATATGCATCGACTGTCATCCTCAGATGAAGAAATTGCTGTTGAGTATCAATTACCTACTCCGTCTAGAAAGCATAAGCTTAAATCAAGTGAATCTCCAAGCCGAAATAAGAGGAAAAAGCGAAAATCTCATTCTGATTCCG GTGATCCTAAATCCAGTTCTTCAGATCAACCTTTGGAAGAGGTGAAACTAAAAACAACCGAAGATGATGTTAATGATACACCTGATGCTGAAGctaaaaaatcaaaacaaaataaagagaaGAAAAAACGCAAAGGACATCACAGGCATGGTAAACATTCCAAAAATCACAAAAAAGATTCTCACAAATCTGAACACAGTGAGGATAAAGAACCTAAAAGTAAACACAGTAAGAAGCAGAAGcatggtaaaaataaaaataaagaaggCAAAAAGTCCAagcaaaagaaaaagaaaagtaaGCACCATGAGACGGAGCCAGTTGAGGTGCTGAAAAGAAGTGAATCCCAAGATTCATTAGAAAGTTCAAATAGAAGTAGAAGCGCGAGCCCTTTGCCCTCCATCCACACGCCGACTCCTTCGCCTTCCGAGGCCGACCATCAAGAGCCCTCCGACCAGCTCAACGATCCCGACTTTGTAAAGGACAAGTACGACAAGATCAAGGAAAGAAGACGACACGCGGCTAAAGACGCATGGGAATCACTCTTCGATTACAGTCAAAAAACCGTTGATAAGCAAAAGCAAAATCTCCACATCCCGGAAAAGGAAAAGAATCAGAAATTGAGGGAAACTATAGAGAAACTCAAGGCTAAGAGTGAAAAATACAAAGATAGCTCTCTgtttaatagtttattttctAGCAACAGTAATTCAGACAAAAACGTCAGTAATAAAGACCGTGATGATTTAGATTTCTCTGACGAGGATCGTAATGATAGTCATAAAATTAAAGGGGGAAACAAAAGAGGACAAAAGAAAAATACCGCTAAAAATGAATCTGCATCTGAAGCCTTGGAGCAAGCTGTTAAAGATATCAGCAAGTGGCTTGATGACGCTCCTAAAGGATCTGTGCATAGCTCGCCCTCTGATAGCCCGGCACATACCATTTCCACTGAAGAACATGACAACAGTCGACATGATGACGAGTTTGGACAAATAGAAAAAACAACAACTCTCAGAAAAGATTTATCGCGCAAACGGCCATCCTCCCGCGAACCAAAATTAATAAGAAGGAGGGAAATTCAGAGAACCATAGAGAGATTACAACCAGGTAAAAGCAAGGGAAACTTGCTTACTAACCTGGCTAGCAAGAGTGCTGAGAAAGTAGAGGAAGCCACTCCCCTCGGCCCTAGCAAAACTCGAGAGATTAGTAAAAACGAAGAATCTAGCCCCAAGCTTAGCCTTGGTTCAGTATTGCACACTGTGGAATTTTCTCTTGGTAAAGACCACAATTTCAGCAAGACTGAAGATAATAAACTTGATGACAATAATCCATCTCAGTCCCCAAAAAGTGAAAAAGATAACAATACTGAGGAAGTTATCCAAAAACATAAAGCAGAAGATGTTTCAgttcaaactaataaaaaagaTGTGGAGGTTGAAACTGAGCCATCGCCAACGCCAAAACCAAGCCAAGAAAAGGCTACGCCAAATCTCAGTGCTTGGTTCAAAGCTTTTGGAACACCTAAAAATACAACCTCTACAGTAACTGCTCCAAAAAAGAAACCAGAAGAAACTGAATGTGATGAAAAAGTAACAATTGACAATACAAACAATGATATTAAAGTTTCCAGTCCTAAAAATACAACCAAGTATGACTCTCCAATTGATCCAGAAACTCCAAATGCTGATGGAGGTGACAGTCCATTACCAAACGTAAGTGCGACGCCTAGACAGCGTAGAACAAGTACAGGCAGTTCTGTTTCAGAACGGTCTTCTTTCAGCCAAGATCTggactctccaagacaccagaTGTCTCACAATTCACCTCTGCTGAGATCACCAGCATCACCTCGGACAGACGACTTCCAGAAAATTACATATCCTATAATTAATGGAACCGTGAGAGCAGGGTTTTACCAAGATACAACTTCCATCAAAAGCAGTCCAGAAAAAAGTTGCAGTCCACGCGAGGCTCCACAGTCGCCATATTCTCCTTATTCGCAACACGTATATGCTTCAAACAGCGGATTGGGATCCTCCACTCCAAATTACTTCCTAGACCACAACAAGAGCCCACTTCCAACATATACTCAGAATCCACCACCTTATTATGATACTTCAAAGGCTCCAGTCGTGAGTAAACCAGCGCGCATTCACGATGACTACACAGCCCTTGGTCCGGATAGCTACCAACAGAATACATACAGTGGACCATTCTCTCCTTCACACTCTCCATATCCAGCAACACAACCATCGAAATATACTCAACCACAGCTGTCGCCGCAGCCATCCGGCTCTAATTCAACTCTTGTTAATTCAACACAGCCTTTATCAGACCATAAAACCTCTCTGTTCCCTGTTAAGAAACGAATGTACAATGAACCAGAATTACCTACATTATCACTTAAAACTGCGACGGAAACAAAAGATTCTTCACCACCAATGAAAAACGAATATCAGAAAAAAACGTCTACTGCTTTACCGTCTGTGTCAGTTGATAAAATAGCAGCTGTCCTTAGTGAAAAATCAGAATTGGCCAATCAAAATAGCTTACGTGAAAAGAACGTGGTAGATTTTGGGGAACGCCATGCAGTTGAAAATAAGGACACtacaacatttataaataatgaacATTCTCTCGATAACAAGAAGAATATGGTAAATCCAGACTTGAACCAGCCAATAGGTATGATTAAGAAGGATAACATTGACATGGTTAATATGGGCTACAACATGAATCCAgatgaaaagaaaaatattgtaGAACCTATTGAAATCGATTATGCAGTGAACAAGGATGTCTCAAAACCTGCTGTGAACGTTCAAGCTAAAACCTATGACGTGGATAAAATTGCGATGAATCTCGGCTTAAATCAACAATTCCAGAAGTCATTGTCAAAATCAAATGCTCCCCCATTGACCCCAACTAACATAATACCTGCCCACTCTCATTCTGAAATGAATATCAATCATAACATTGCCCACGCACATCACAATCAATATGATGGCATTTCTGGGAGCCAACCCGTCAGTAACTTTTCACTGAATGATATTGAACTCGCCAAcaaaaaactgtacgcttgtAATAACACCTCATCCACTACAACGGCTATTGACTATGGCAATTGGAAACTGACGAATCAAATACGAAAACAAGACGTGCTGCCCTCAGATTACTCTACAAATTACAGTACCAGTAACACGGACAAACTGAAAAATAATATCAGCACTACCAGCCCCACATCAACTAATTATAACAAAAATGTGCAACACCAGCAGTATCACAACTACAGCATGTCTAGAACCGCTCTACAGAGAACCCAGGAATTGCATCAAAATCTTCCATCTGAACTAAGAATACCCAATCCTCGAGGTCTTCTTAAAAATGATCACATGAATATTACTTCTACTATGACTGAAAGTGATATGATTGCAAAAAGTGACTCTACCgggaaaacacaaaaatctgATAAAACTATGCAGAATCAACCAATTGTCAGTTCGATGGCATATAAAACTCCTTATAACACACATTCGTCACTGCCTCTGGATAGCCTGCGAAATCTACCTAATATCCCTCAAATGCTTGAGCGGTACACTAACGATGAACGATATCTATCCAGTTTTGCCGCTACCAACCCGTCACTATACCATGACAAAACATTTCAAATGGCGCAAATGTTTAACAAAAGCATGCCCTCGGATTCTCAGCCAGTAAGCACATCTGTTAGTATATACTCTCAACCTTCAATTGCAATGAGCAAAGATTCcagtatttataaaacacctacCACTAACCCTTCGGCACAAGCCGATTCTAAGAGTAGGACGAAACGAAAGCGAACTTCTGAAACCAAACCAGGGCAGATTGCAAGTCAGAGTTACCACACTCCTTGCGCTACTGATGTTTTGTCCTCTGTTAAAACTAGCATGGTTCCAGGAAGCGCATTCAATTTCGGTACTACGCCAAGCATGGCCTTGGGTGGCAGTCTGTATGGAGACGGCACTGGATTTTCAATTGAAGAGTTCCGCAACAGTACGAATCAGTTAATGGCAGCAAATTACATGGCGGCGGTCGCACATCAACAGCGAAATAATGTTGAGGCGAGTGCTGAAAAGCTTGTAAAGCCTGCTCATCAGAACTCGACTCACAACAGTGGATCGTTCCCTTTCATTGGACATGGGCAAGTACGGAGTGGATACGGATTTGTGGGTGCGGATAGCTCGGCACCGCTGTACCAGCAGTACTTCCAGCGGCATCAGGAGGAGCTGCTGCGACAGTCGGGCGTGTCGCAGATCATGGGGCTGTACCCGCCCGGGTACCCCGCCGCGCTCGGCGTGCGCCAGCCTTATGACGCCATCAACCGCCCTTCCTGGCTCTAG